The region CAGATGAGCCAGACCGAACTCGCGCGCCGCGCGGCAATCTCGCGGCAGGCCCTGAGCGCGATCGAGTCGGGCGTCTATCAACCGAGTGTCAGCGTCGCGCTCAAGCTCGCACGCGAATTGGGTGACACGGTTGAGAGTCTGTTCGCGGAATTGCCCTTCGAGCGCATCGATGCGGTAATGGCACGGGGTGCGGAAAGTGCGGTGGGAACCCGGGTTGCGCTCGGCCGGGTCAGGGGACGCGTAGTCGCGGTTCCGTACTTCGCCGCACCGCGAGCGCTGGCGCCAGCTGCCGGAACCATCGAACGGACGCATGGAAGCCGTGCCGCGGTGGAGAGCCTTCGCTCGGGGGCGGAAATCAATTCCATGCTGCTGGTCGCCGGCTGTGACCCTGCGGTCTCGATTCTGGCAGATTGGATCGCGCGCCATCACTCTCCGGTCACCGTGGCAGCGTTCGGACGGGGCAGCCAGCGGGCGCTCGACGCACTCGGCGCCGGTCAGGTCCATGTTGCGGGCGCGCATCTGCGCCATCGTAAAACCGGAGAGTACAATCTCGATGCGGCTCGGCGCGCGCTCGGCCGTCAGCGCACGGTACTGGTCAGTTTCGGACGCTGGGAACTGGGGCTCGCGACCGCTCCTCGTAACCCGCATGCGATTCGAGGCTTCGCCGACCTGGGACGCCGCGGCCTCAAGATCGTCAACCGCGAGCGAGGCTCCGGCGCGCGCAGCGCACTCGACGAGGCGATTCACGATTTGGGTCTCGACGCGAAAGCCCTCGTGGGCTACGAAGTTGAAGTTCCGGGTCATCTCGAAGTCGCCGAGGCAATCGCCGCAGGCCGCGCCGACGCGGGTGTGACGCTGAGGGTCGCCGCGCAGGCCTATGGGCTGGGATTCGTGGCGCATCGCGAAGAACGCTACGATCTGGCAATTCCGGAGCGCGAGATGTCATCGATCCCGCTGCGCGCAATGATGGAATCGCTCACCTCGGCCCGGTTTGCCCGCGAAGTGGCCACGCTGTGCGGCTACGACACTTCATCGATGGGTAAAGTGGTCGCCCAACTCTCCTGAATTGGGGGATCTGGCGGATCGCGCGGGTTGCGGCGGCTTCGGTCAAATCATCCGAAGCGAAGTCGGGGGAGGCCAACACAGCTCAGGTGGGCGAACCCCGTGGCTGGAAAGTTATCGCTCCACCCACCCACCGCGAGGCGGTTAAGTTTCACCAGGCAAGCGAATGGACCGGCTCGACCGCGGCCCTCCGATTTGTCGCGCGGCCTGCGCGGGATGAGGGAATGTCCGAAACGGGCCGCACGCCGAGAATTTCGTCCGGTGGGAGGAGAAGAGAGTGGAGGCTTCGCCTTTGCCCCGACCGCTGGGCTACGCTCCAACAACCGCTATGCACCTCCTCAAAGTGAGCGTCGCGCATGGCCTGTTAACAAACTGCGTAATTTCGGCGTTCCTCTATCTGATCGTGACGATCGCCGGCGGCATCTGGGGCGTCGCCGCAGTCTATTGCTTTTTCAAGATAGAGGTCGCGCTTAGAGGTCAGGGCGCCGGGCTGGTGGCCGCGGGATTCCTGCCCCTCTTCATGACGCCATGGGCGATACCCGCCGTGTGGGTCGCAATGAGAATTCTGGACGGCTGGATCGAGGTACTTTCTCCCGCCCGCGATCGCTGATCGCTTACGCTATCGAAAAATCCAGCGCCACCATCGTCAACCCGAGCCGCCGCGCCACCCGCTGCGAGCCGATGTTCTCCCATGACGTGCTGTAGAAGGGCGTCGCACCTAGCGCCCGCACCGCACGTCCCCATCCGCCCGCCGCGTTCACCGCGTGCCCCCGATGGCGATATTCCGGGCGCGTTTCCACGCCCGCGCAGTGAACCGCGGCGGAAATACGCACGCTGGCGCAAACCGCAACCGCATGCCCATCCTCGACCATCGCCATAAAAGGTTTGCGGTGCGGTACATCAGGGATCCACTCTTCGAGTCCGCCACGCAGCAGATATGCGTTGCGCTCGCCGATCGCAGTTGGTGCCGCGCTCCCCGCTGCGTCTTGCGTGAAAATGTAAGCGGGTCCCGCCGAAACAACCTCGACCGGCGCGTGCGAAGAAAGCAGGGTGCGATAACGATGATGATGGACCGGCAGCTTCTCCAATTCCTGGCCTCGGGGTTCCTGGCTGGATAGCTCCTCCAGCGTGCGCGCCAGGTTATCTGGAACATCCGCACGAAACCGGCAGATGACGTCGTCAGCGGTCCTCATCAGAGTAAACCGCGCCGGCGCACCTCCGTCCCACTGATTTACCTCGACGATGCGCCCACGACTGTCGTGCCGATGGAGCGTGGCGACGCGACTATTTGCCAAGTCGAGCGGAATTCTCGTGATCATGTCCGTTAGTGAATAATGAGCAAGCTTACGCTGCGGGACTCTCGATGCAATTTGTCCTTCAGGCTTGCGGTGCCTTCCCTTCGGGGGATTCCATGCAGCCCGAGCAGTCCCGGCTCCTCGTTAGCCGCAACGCCGGGGAGGTTCCGGGAGAGGATTCGCTTTCCTGCCTGCGGGCGTCTCGAAAACTTTCAACCGTGTGAGCAGGGTCACACCAGGGGCTGGTTTACCTCCTGAAATCTGCTCATAATCAAGGTTTACTCCAGCGTTTTGGGGCAAATGACCAATTCTTCTCCATGGCCCTGATTGTTCAAAAGTTCGGCGGCACTTCGGTTGGCTCGACCGAACGCATCCGCGCGGTTGCCGAACGCGTTGCGCAGGCACGCCTGCTCGGCAATCGAATGGTCGTGGTGGTGTCTGCGATGGCGGGTGAGACCAATCGTCTCTTCAAGCTGGCATCCGAATTGTGCGAGGCTCCCAGTCCCCGCGAAACCGACGCGCTGGTCGCGACCGGCGAACAGGTCTCCGCAGCGCTCCTGGCGATTCGTCTGCAGGCCCTACAGGTCCCAGCGATTTCTTTTCTCGCCGATCAATTGCGCATCGCGACCGATTCCAATCACGGGCGCGCTCGCATCAAATCAATCGATCCATCCCGAGTGGTCAAAGAATTGGATGCCGACCGAGTCGTCGTGGTTGCCGGGTATCAGGGAGTCGATGCGCTGGGAGATATTACTACTCTTGGCCGCGGCGCCTCGGATTTGACCGCGGTCGCGCTGGCCGCAGCTTTGAAGGCCGACGCCTGCGAGATCTACACCGACGTTGATGGAGTATACACCGCCGATCCCAATATCTGCCCCAAGGCGAAAAAGCTCAAACGAATCTCCTACGACGAGATGCTCGAAATGGCCGGCCTCGGTGCCAAAGTGCTCCAGCTCCGCTCGGTCGAGCTGGCGCGGCGCTACCAGGTGCCGCTGCTGGTCCGGTCCAGCTTTAATGCTTCGGAGGGTACGTGGGTGGGACAAGAGGACCCATCGATGGAAAATCTGCTCGTTTCCGGGGTGACGCTCGATCAGAATCAGAGCAAAGTCACCCTCACCGGCGTCGAAGATCGCCCGGGTCTCGCGGCCAGAATTTTTGGTCCTATCGCCGCGGCCGACATCGTGGTGGATATGATCATTCAGAACGCCAGCGCGGATGGCCGCACCGACATGACTTTCACCGTCAACCGCGACGATCTGGCCCGCACCCTGGAGTTGGTGCAGCGCGTCAGCGCCGAGGTCGGCGCGACCGGCGTGCGCCACGAGGACCAGGTTGCGAAAGTATCGATCGTGGGCGTAGGTATGCGAACCCATGCCGGCGTCGCCGCCCGGATGTTCGAAGTGCTCGCCGGTGAGCGAATCAACATCCAGATGATTGCCACCTCGGAAATCAAGGTATCGGTGGTGGTCGGTTCGAAATACGGAGAGCTGGCAATGCGCTCGCTCCACGACGCTTTCGTGGACGGTGCCGACTTCCAGCTGCCCGAGGAGACGGTCTAGTCTCATGGCGGTTAGCAAACACATTCAGGTCTATGACACGACCTTGCGCGACGGCTGTCAGTCCGAGGATGTCTCCCTCACGACCGCCGACAAGGTCGAAGTCGCCCGGCGTCTCGACGACCTCGGCTTTGACTACATCGAGGGTGGCTGGCCAGGTTCCAATGAACGCGATGCCGCCTTCTTTCGCGAGATCCGCAAGGCGCACCTTCGTCACTCGAAAATTGCCGCCTTCGGTTCAACCCGCCGTGCCAACGTGCGCGCCGCCCAGGACCGCAACCTGCAATTGCTGCTGCGCGCTGAAACTCCGGTTGCGACTGTGGTCGGCAAGACCTGGGACCTGCATGTGCGCGAGGCGCTTAGAATCTCGGCCGATTCCAACCTCGAAATCCTGAACGATACCATCGCATTCCTAAAAAAACGTGTCGGTGAAGTCATTTTCGACGCCGAGCACTTCTTCGATGGCTATTTCTCGAAGCCGGAGTTTGCACTGGCCTGCCTCAAGGCTGTCGACGCAGCCGGG is a window of Candidatus Binataceae bacterium DNA encoding:
- a CDS encoding aspartate kinase, with amino-acid sequence MALIVQKFGGTSVGSTERIRAVAERVAQARLLGNRMVVVVSAMAGETNRLFKLASELCEAPSPRETDALVATGEQVSAALLAIRLQALQVPAISFLADQLRIATDSNHGRARIKSIDPSRVVKELDADRVVVVAGYQGVDALGDITTLGRGASDLTAVALAAALKADACEIYTDVDGVYTADPNICPKAKKLKRISYDEMLEMAGLGAKVLQLRSVELARRYQVPLLVRSSFNASEGTWVGQEDPSMENLLVSGVTLDQNQSKVTLTGVEDRPGLAARIFGPIAAADIVVDMIIQNASADGRTDMTFTVNRDDLARTLELVQRVSAEVGATGVRHEDQVAKVSIVGVGMRTHAGVAARMFEVLAGERINIQMIATSEIKVSVVVGSKYGELAMRSLHDAFVDGADFQLPEETV
- a CDS encoding substrate-binding domain-containing protein, whose product is MADIGNRIRTARTARQMSQTELARRAAISRQALSAIESGVYQPSVSVALKLARELGDTVESLFAELPFERIDAVMARGAESAVGTRVALGRVRGRVVAVPYFAAPRALAPAAGTIERTHGSRAAVESLRSGAEINSMLLVAGCDPAVSILADWIARHHSPVTVAAFGRGSQRALDALGAGQVHVAGAHLRHRKTGEYNLDAARRALGRQRTVLVSFGRWELGLATAPRNPHAIRGFADLGRRGLKIVNRERGSGARSALDEAIHDLGLDAKALVGYEVEVPGHLEVAEAIAAGRADAGVTLRVAAQAYGLGFVAHREERYDLAIPEREMSSIPLRAMMESLTSARFAREVATLCGYDTSSMGKVVAQLS